Proteins encoded within one genomic window of Papio anubis isolate 15944 chromosome X, Panubis1.0, whole genome shotgun sequence:
- the LOC116271820 gene encoding zinc finger protein ubi-d4-like isoform X2: protein MHIFLPMLTLLSTQRILEPDDFLDDLDDEDYEEDTPKRRGKGKSKGKGVGSARKKLDASILEDRDKPYACDICGKRYKNRPGLSYHYAHSHLAEEEGEDKEDSQPPTPVSQRSEEQKSKKGPDGLALPNNYCDFCLGDSKINKKTGQPEELVSCSDCGRSGHPSCLQFTPVMMAAVKTYRWQCIECKCCNICGTSENDVCIPAPSSAWLLLGFYCCLHSSL, encoded by the exons ATGCACATATTTCTACCCATGCTAACCCTGCTGTCCACTCAGCGGATCCTAGAACCAGATGACTTCCTGGATGACCTCGATGATGAAGACTATGAAGAAGATACTCCCAAGCGTCGGGGAAAGGGGAAATCCAAG GGTAAGGGTGTGGGCAGTGCCCGTAAGAAGCTGGATGCTTCCATCCTGGAGGACCGGGATAAACCGTATGCCTGTGACA TTTGTGGAAAACGTTACAAGAACCGACCAGGCCTCAGTTACCACTATGCCCACTCCCACTTGGCTGAGGAGGAGGGCGAGGACAAGGAAGACTCCCAGCCACCCACTCCTGTTTCCCAGAGGTCTGAGGAGCAGAAAT CCAAAAAGGGTCCTGATGGATTGGCCTTGCCCAACAACTACTGTGACTTCTGCCTGGGGGACTCAAAGATTAACAAGAAGACGGGACAACCTGAGGAGCTGGTGTCCTGTTCTGACTGTGGCCGCTCAG GGCATCCATCTTGCCTCCAGTTTACCCCCGTGATGATGGCGGCAGTGAAGACGTACCGCTGGCAGTGCATCGAGTGCAAATGTTGCAACATCTGTGGCACCTCTGAGAATGACGTGTGTATCCCCGCCCCCTCCTCAGCATGGCTCCTTCTGGGCTTTTACTGCTGTTTGCACAGTTCCCTCTAA
- the LOC116271820 gene encoding zinc finger protein ubi-d4-like isoform X1, translating to MHIFLPMLTLLSTQRILEPDDFLDDLDDEDYEEDTPKRRGKGKSKGKGVGSARKKLDASILEDRDKPYACDNSFKQKHTSKAPQRVCGKRYKNRPGLSYHYAHSHLAEEEGEDKEDSQPPTPVSQRSEEQKSKKGPDGLALPNNYCDFCLGDSKINKKTGQPEELVSCSDCGRSGHPSCLQFTPVMMAAVKTYRWQCIECKCCNICGTSENDVCIPAPSSAWLLLGFYCCLHSSL from the exons ATGCACATATTTCTACCCATGCTAACCCTGCTGTCCACTCAGCGGATCCTAGAACCAGATGACTTCCTGGATGACCTCGATGATGAAGACTATGAAGAAGATACTCCCAAGCGTCGGGGAAAGGGGAAATCCAAG GGTAAGGGTGTGGGCAGTGCCCGTAAGAAGCTGGATGCTTCCATCCTGGAGGACCGGGATAAACCGTATGCCTGTGACA atAGTTTCAAACAAAAGCATACCTCGAAAGCGCCCCAGAGAG TTTGTGGAAAACGTTACAAGAACCGACCAGGCCTCAGTTACCACTATGCCCACTCCCACTTGGCTGAGGAGGAGGGCGAGGACAAGGAAGACTCCCAGCCACCCACTCCTGTTTCCCAGAGGTCTGAGGAGCAGAAAT CCAAAAAGGGTCCTGATGGATTGGCCTTGCCCAACAACTACTGTGACTTCTGCCTGGGGGACTCAAAGATTAACAAGAAGACGGGACAACCTGAGGAGCTGGTGTCCTGTTCTGACTGTGGCCGCTCAG GGCATCCATCTTGCCTCCAGTTTACCCCCGTGATGATGGCGGCAGTGAAGACGTACCGCTGGCAGTGCATCGAGTGCAAATGTTGCAACATCTGTGGCACCTCTGAGAATGACGTGTGTATCCCCGCCCCCTCCTCAGCATGGCTCCTTCTGGGCTTTTACTGCTGTTTGCACAGTTCCCTCTAA